The Cinclus cinclus chromosome 28, bCinCin1.1, whole genome shotgun sequence DNA window CGAATCGTGCCTGATTTGTCCCAGTAGCTGCATTTCCATTTGTTTATCTCCTCACTCCTCGCTTTTCCTGATAGTTTTGTTAGaatcccactttttttttaggCCGACTGTCAAAGCAGTGTAAGACTAGAACAAAATTATAATTACAGCTCTGCGCAGGAGGTGCCTTCAGCCTTCCTTCCTGAAAGGAATTTGGAACTGGGGTGATAAAAACCAGATGGCTCAGGTTGGTGAGAGTTCTTGGGCTGGCTCAGGCCCTCCTCCATGGTTAGAGGCCAGGAGTTACTGGATGCCAACTGCAGGATGGGAAGCACTTGTGTCCCATCAGGCTTGTGTGGGCTGGAAAGGTGTGTTAGAGGTACCTGGGTCTGCAGGAACCTCTGCTCCCACCCACATTTAGGGGGTCACTGGGAGTGTGGCggctccagcagcacttccaggaaACTTTGGGTGCCCACATGCAGCACTGGGAGATGTCCCAGACAATCTGGAGTCAGAGTTCTGCTATTGGAGTATGATGAAAACCTAAGAGGTTTATCCCATCTGgctctgggatgctgctggggagcagcctgCTGGATTCCTGATCTGATTAAGAACAGCTTTCGGAGCTGATATCCTTTCCTGGCCAGATGGCAGCACAGGGTTTGATGGTGATAGGAGTCCCCCGAGACAGGGTGGGATAAAAAGATAAAGTAGAAGTGTTTCTGCTGTGGCCTTGGTGCAAACTGGCTTTTAGAGAAAACTGCTGCAGTAATTGCCCCTCTTCTCAGGCTGGGACCTACAAACTTGTGTCTGTGGGGATGGATCAGCCTCAACTTCGGGATAAGGGAAGTTCCTTCAGTCCTGCCTGCTTGGATAATAAAActcaggagctctggcagctctgctgatgtATTTTGACTTACAGGTAGCTTGGGCTGGAGTTGGTGATGGAGAGAATGGTTCTGAGCTGCCCTCTGTGCCTGTCCCTCTGTTCCTGTCCTGTGTGTCCTTCAGCACACTCCAATACCAACACCTGACCAGACCTTTTGGTTCCTCCTGACCTGCCATGGGTGGTGCTCCCAGCTTGGAATATTGGGGTGGGCTGGGGCCATCCTCATTGGAGGACTCCTGCATGCCTTGTGCACTgacccagctctgcccttgggctctctgcagctggttTAGGAAGAAACACGCTCAGGCAGAGGCACTGGTGCCCATCCCTCCCAGCCCCGAGACAAAGGACAGGTGGAGGAGCATGACAGCGGTGCCTTACCTGGAAGATCTGCATGGTTACAATGAGGAAGAGGATGATGACTTGTATGACATTGAAGATGATATCATCTACACTCAGGACTTCACAGTACCAGGTAGGGGAGAAGTGGCTATGGGgggttttctgtgtttaaagTTTTTTTAGGAAAGGCCTAGAGGTCTGAATAATCCTttcaacagagaaggagattcTTGGTTGTGGAATGGTGTGAGTGAGCCATGATCCTCCAGATTCCTCAGTCCTTGATTTGATCAACCAGGATGCCCCTCCCAGTGTTACTCCTGTGCCagcttcttcccttctcccaggaacagctgctgctggactcTGCTGTTCAGCACAGTTAATTCTTTGGACCAGTTTTGCTAGAATGAGTTATTtgtgagcagagccctgaaATGACTCTGTCTTCAGGGGATGTGGCACACCTCCCCTACATGCTGGGAGACTGGTCCCAGCCTGACCCTTGCCTTCCTCAGCTCTGtgtccatcccagcctggccacTGATAGTGCTCCCCACATCCCCCATGTCCATCCCAGCTGAGCAGGATGGATGTCTGAGGTAAAGGATCACACGGGGATCAGTGACACCAGGAATTTCACCCTCCTCGTACAAACAGCAGCATTTAAACCCAAATCAGAGCTGTCATGGCAGATGACAGGCAGATTACTGGAAGATCTTCCATGTTTTCTATGGAATTTGTGCTGTTTCAGAGGGATTAGAGACCTAAAGGATGAGAGGGGCTGGTGAGGTGGgatgtgcagtgtttgtggtgGGCAGGAATCCCCTCAACACTGGGAACACGCTTGTGGGAGGAGCAGGGTGAGGAGGGTCTCAGCACAGAACCTTGGTGGGTTTGTGAGGCATTGCAGAGGTgggggcagctgcagagggaataAATATGAATTTTTCCACCAAAGTCTTCCTGCAGCATCCCTTTGAACCTGCCTAATGCTGCATTTCTAGCAGTGATCccacattaaaatataaattaaaagcCCCCTTGTACATGGGGGATCATTTTAGTTGTGGCTCTGctgggcagccagagcaggaatgTGAGTGACTCATGGGTGGGGGTGGGTGTTGGGTTTGAGGGGGGAAGAGGAAACCTCATTAAATCCTGTGTTCTTCAGAGGAAGAAGGGGCTTTGAGGAagtgctttcatttttaaagggtTATTTAAAGATTcatgcagctctgtggggagaTGTAAATGTTCCAAGCCCCTGGTTCAATCGGTGTTAAACTTCCCATCCAGGGAAGTGCTAGGagaggatggaggagaggatgGCTGTGGCCTGGAGACAGAATCCTCTCACCACTCTTCCTGCAGTGAAGGGATGTGATCGGTGCTTTTGTGCTGCCTCAGGTCTAGAGGTTGAGCCCTGCTCTTTCCTGTCCTACATTAacccctcctctgctgcagccccatCCTGCAGCACCTGCTCCTGGGTTTTTCAGTCTGAGGCTGGAAAATACAGCCAGGACTGGAGCTTCTGAGCCAAGCCTGGTGTTCAGGAAGGTGCATTCCTGGCTGCTCACAGTGTCTGTGTGCTCAGTCTGACAAACAGCGATTCAAGAGCGCTTTGCGGTGTTGTTTTGAAACCTTTTTTGGTGCCTGAATGAGCTGGATGCAGAGCCATTAAGAATGTGAGGGGTAGCAGGGATGAGCAGCCACGTTCCTGGTTCCTCTCTCAGGCctgcctttatttattttatttttagcccTGCTGGTGGTGAGGGTgaggtgggcaggagctgctcaggcagaCACAGCGCTGGGTCAGCGGTTCCGCGGGGGCAGCAGTTGCCAAGACTTCAGCCCgtgctgaatttttattttcattaatttgaacGTCAGCAACTGTCATTGGTGGAGGAGGTAAAATTAGCTCACGATTCACCTCCCTCCTTGGTATCCATAATAGACTCCCCGGACTGTGCTTTTGAAGCaaggaaggaggggaggagggaagagtCGCACAAAAGACAAATGAGCTGTTTGGATAgattcttttttccctccccagtcAGAAATGTTAATTGACTTGGCCCGAGTTCATctgagggaggggaaggagaagtgCTCAGCTTTGCTCTGAATGGGGTTGTTTGAGGCTCTGCAGTCGTGCTggtgggatggagggatgggagATAAAACCTGGAGCTCAGGGGTGCTGCAGCCAggttgtgctgggctgggactgCAGCCTGGCCCGAGGGAGCCCCATGCCCCATGTCCCCTCTTCTAGAACTTGGACCCCTGAGCCCTTTCCAGCCATCACTCCTCCAGAGGGGTCAGGCACTGGAGGAATCCATAGCAGGACCATGAGCTTTGTGCTCCTGAGCTCTCACTGTGCCAGTCACTGCCAGAGTGCCAGAGGCACTGGCACATACCCTGGGGGAGGCCAGAGCACCCCCATCACTACAATCTCTTGTGAgtgggcagggagctgtgctgctccgGCCTGCTGGACACTGCAGGTGCCATTGGCTCCAGCAGTGTCAGGGTTGGGtgcccagagcctggagctgtccctggTCAGTCCATCCCTGTCTGTTCTAGTGGCAGGAGTGCTCTGGTAAGCAGCCACAAGCCAGTGATGGGGAGCTGTGGCAACACTGGGAGCTGTTGGGAGGGGGATACAGGGGGAGATCCAGGAGGGAAGCCATTGCAGTGTAACCCAGGATACACCCACTCCCTCCTTCCCCGTCTCTGGCAGTGGCCAGGCATAATGTGGCAAGGCACAGGGGTCTGAGATGGGACCCCCCACTGTGCTCCCACGGGGAGAAGCAGCTCTCCCAccacccctgtgtccccccccagctcccagcagtgggGTGATCGTTGGCGCAAGCGGAGCTGACGTCCCGCCCGGCCTTGGCGGAGAAAGGATTGAGCatcctttaaagaaaattatacaTAATCGTCTTACAGCCTTTGCTTCCACTCAAACCTCTGAGTCATAACTGAAGGGCCCTGGAGCGTGACGTTCCTGCTGGAAGGAAATTGCCTCGGCTGGATCCGGTGGGGGCGAGCCAGGGGCCTGACGAAGCCTCTCCTCAGCCCCGAGTTGGGCTGGGGGTTGCACCCCGGGATGCAGCCACATCCCTCTGTCATCCCCGAGTTAGGGGATGTGACCAAAGCCCCttgtggctgtggcagcaggagataCCTCTGGAAATGGCTGTTCACCTGCTCTGCTGAATCAcagggagctgaggaagggagagggaCTGATGGCACCCATCGGGGTGTTCCctcaggggacagtgacacacctcaaccccagccctgccaggagagGCTGCACTGCTCCGTTCTGCAAACACATCCAGCCCCTGAGTACCCCAAATTTGGTACCTGGGGCTGGGACCTGCAGAgaaggcaggaggaaggggagtTGCCTCGTCCACTGATCTCCAGAGAAGTGAGGCTGCTGCCTGAGGTCTGGGGCAGGGCACGGCACACAGACAGTCCAGGGAGGAGGGGACATTGTgtgctgggggaatgggggCCAAACCAGTCCtggaggggagctgggagggaggcGCACTCTGCGGCTCCCAGCCTTGCACATCCCAGGTTGGGGTTCCCTCCCTTGCACTCCTCGCAGGCGCAGGAACAGGTTCAGATTTCCCACAGGAGCAGGACCCGTGCCATgcactgggaaggggatgctCCTTGGGGAATCTGCTGCCACTCCCTCACCGTGGCCGTTCCCTTGCAGGACAGGTGCCTGAGGAGGAGGCCGGGCAGAACGGGCAGAGCCGCGGCAGGGGGCTGCCCAAGGCCGTGTGCATGAACGGGACGGAGCCGGGGCAGCTGAGCACCAGGGCCAAGGGTGAGCGCCGGGCCAGCTCCTCCTCCAACCCCTCCCGCAAGgcctgctctgccagcagcaagaTCCGCAAGCTCTCCACCTGCAAGCAGCAGTGAGCTCTGCCCAGGTACTGCTGGGGCACCCTGGGGTCTGCCCGAGGGGGTGGGGGGACATCTGAGCCTGCCCCAGCCATGGGCGGGGGGGAGGGAGTTGAAGGGTGTTTTGTAGTCTGGGTCCTGAGCATCCCTCTGCAGAGTCCCTGGTACCCAAGGCCTGCATCTCCTGTGGTGCTGGAGGGTGCAGAGCCCAgggaacccccccccccccccccatgacctgctctgcccagctggctctgctctgttctgcccTGGTGTGTGACAGGTGCTGTACTGATCCCTCTCCCCTCCTGTACTATGGCCGGGCCGTGCCATGACATCCCCTTTCCCTTGCACCGgggcccctctgccctgctcctagCCTCACCACACACCTGGATTTGGGGAGCACAGAGGGATGCTGAGCTCCAGGATGTCTCCAGAGAGGCCCCCATGGGACCTATCCCTGGCCTGCGAGGTGGCCCTGTCACCCATGGCCCGGCCACTGCCATATCCAAGCTGCTTCCAGGGGAAGCTGAGCCCACTCcctgcttccccctccccccgTCCTTCCggctccatcctccccagctccaagccctgtcccctccttcccacccctcATTCATAACGGAGCCAGCAGTGACTCATGTTCAGCCTCATCCGCCCCCGGCCTCATGCTCGTCACAgcgctgctggggctgagctgttATCTCCTGGATCACGACCAGCTTTGTGGTGTGAAAAAAGCCCGAAATAAAAGCCGGATCCTCCCCCTGCAGCTGTCAGAGGCCCGTGGCAGCTCCATCTTTAATTCATGGGGGCAGTGAGTCACCTACGGGGGGTCAGTGCAGCCAGAGCCTGGGATGGGGCTCCCCggacctgctgctcctcttgcCTCTTCCTGCttagctgctgctggaaggggaagCTCCGTGAGGGCTGCCCAAGCCTGGTTGGGTCACTCCCCCTCCCTTAGCCTAGAAACTTTTGGAAGGAAGGGAATGCTCCCCTCCTTGGCATAAATGATGTTCCTTGGTGCTGTTTTCTCCTCGGCGTTTTGCTTTGGGCAGGTCTGGGCTCACCTGGTTGAGGGGCCATGTTCTGTGGGAGTCCCCAAAACCTTCCAGGGGCAGCACAGGACTCATTCCCATGCCAGGGTGCCAGAGGGAGCCCCGGAGCAgggtgcagggcagcagcagaaccagcaGCCCAAATTGGGCACCCCTTAACCCTCCCTAACCCCCTTGTCTCTGTTCTCCTCACAGCATCCCCAGGCCTGGGCCAGCCTGCATCCCCCTCCtcgccccagctctgcctctctcctGGGACTGGACTGTGCTTGCAATCCAAAAGGAAACCAGAGGAAACCAACCAAGGagccccccttccctccccacaccccctgctccagccagcgCCAGGACACCAAGCTGCAGTGGCCGGACCTTCCCTGCCTGGACACCTGGAAGTTGAACTCTGTGGCTGCCGGGACGCTGCCCCCTTCCCCCAATCACTCTTTGCCAATCAAGACACTGATTCTGTTTTCAATTTTGCGATGGGAAGGGTGGGATGAGGGGTCGGGGGGGGTGGGACCCTCACCCCTGCCGGGCCCCCCCCCGGGCCATGTAGAGTCGTGCAAAGCCATTGCCGTGCACTTTATGTTTTAGACTActgttatatattatatattttcctccttttttttttgttttgttttgggttttttttgttttgttttgtttatatttgCGGTATATTTAGAGAATCCTACACATCGTGATGTGTTAAAATAAACcagatgaggaaagaaaaaaacaaaaacaggtattaagacaaagcagaactctATTACACCTGCATGCTGCACGGGGGCTCGGAAGGGAACAGGGCCCAGGAAGGGCTCAGAGCTTGGGAAGAATCTGGGCTCTGAAGGGATTGGGGCACTGGCAGCCACTTGgcttttttctgccttttgttttttttttttgctttttccccccttttttccttttttttttcttttttttttccttttttaaagaaaaataaagtgaaaacaGCAGGTGGGTTTCAtgtccttcctcctgcagcaggcagggtcAGGGGCACAAACAGCCCctattcctccttttccttttgggaGGGCACAGCCCCCCAGGCAAACCCTACACTTGTGGGGCAATGCCAGGCCCAGACACCCCCTGCCCTGACCCCCCCCACCCCTACAGCAGGCACCATCCCAGGAGGGGCAGAAGGTAAGAAAAGAGCTCAGAAACATCAcggttggttggttttggtttttctcctttgtttatAGACTTAAAAACGCAGAGGTGATGGAAGGAGGGCTTTGGGCAGAGCCTGCGCAGAGGGAAGGGGCAACCCGGCCTCTACTCGCATGCAATGGAGGTTTGGGGGGACCCTGCATGtccctcccctggctgcagagtcccaggtgccacagccacagctgggctggggcaatttctttttttctctttttcacccatcctttgaaacacaaataaaaactcagtaaaaagcaaacacacacacacacacaaccccCCTGCGGAGCAGCAGCCGCCTCCgtaaaaatcaataaatatccttgagctcctggggtggtggggggcactggggaccaCCCACAGCAcatgctggggctgccctgctctgctctcacccTGTACCCTGGGCCAGGGCGGGCAGCACCAGGGGCACACACCAGgtagccccccccccccccccctccgggGGGTATTTTTGGGATCCCCGGGGCCAATcctgccccccccccagctCTTGGGCTGCCACTCTGGGCCCCTAGGAGATGTTTGAGCCCCTCAAGAGTCCCCCGTAGCCCAGGCCCCCTGCTTCCAGTTTAGATCCCAGGCTCCCTGCAGAtcggggggagggaggggggggatTGAGGAGATAACTCCCCTCTCCCCAAATTACCTCCTGGCAAGGGTGGCACCGCAGCATCCCCAGAGCGGGGACACCCAGCTCCGGCCCCTTCCTGGCGGGGACATTCCCGGCCGGACGAGAGGCTTATTGCTTGTAAAACCACGGAGAGAGGGGAGAGTGGGATGCCACGAGGGTTCAGCGGGACGGGGGCTCCAGCAAAGCCCCTCAGCGCTGACCCCCGGCCAATGCTCGGCTTCTCCTCCGTGCCCCGACCCTcggggctcccccagccctggccctcGCTCCCGGGAGCCGGGGGGCTCGGCCACCCCACGCTACCGGACCCTCCCGCTCTAGGGGTACAGTCAGGGACCCCCACGTGCCCTCCTGGCCTGGGCCAGGACCCCCTTCCCACACCGGGCACCCCGTGCCGGCAGCAAGAGGGGACGGAGCCCTGAACCCCGGTGAGGGCCGAGCTCCCCTGTGCCGGGGTCTCTCCCCCTCACACTGAGCCTAGACCGCGCCGTGGTCGGGGGGGTCATCACTGGCCGCCACGGCCACCGTGCACTCGGGGgtctctctctctgctgctttcctcagGTGCCCGTAGAGCCGCTCCTCCAGCCCTCCAGCGATCTTGTCCATCAGCTCCGAGCCGGAGCCCAGCCCCAAGCACCTCCCGGAGCCGGGGCAGTCATGGTCCTCGGGGGGCTCGGAGCCAGCCTTGGGCTCGGGAGCTGCCTCTCCGGGCTCCTCCACGATCACCTGGATCTCGGGGTCAGGCAGCGCCGGAGCAGGGGCGGCCCCATCAGCCGCCTCGGCCGCTTCCTCATCGCCGGCGCTGACGATGCGGGGCAGGGGGCTGTGGAACCGGGAGTCCAGGGGATAGTTGGCGCTGTCGCCGCGGCGCAGGGGTGTCCGGTGCCGCTCCAGCGCCGGGTACCGCACGCCGGGGTCGCTGAACTGCTTCGTGTGCTGCCACTGCTTGCGCAGGTGGGTGCGGGAGCGGTGCTTCCCCCGCAGCGGGGACTCGTCGAACTGCGGATCGTGGCGCACGAAGGCGTTGAACAGCGCGTCCGTCTTCTCGTCGATGCTGTAGTCCCGCCGGGGCAGGCCCTCCCGCCCCGGGAACATCTGCCCGTACGGGGACCAGGCCAAGGGGCTGTGGGGACGGAGGTGTCCCCCACCCGCTGCGCCCAGGATCGTGCTCCCCCcgtcctcctcttcctcatcttcctcctcctccggcTCCCGGCCCTCGAAGCTCTCGAAGATGGTTCCTTTCCGCCCGGCGCTGGTGAAGCAAATGCGCTTCTCGGAGGCCGTCTGGTCCTTGGGGGGGCCCTCCTCGCCCCCCCGGCTGGGCGCCTCGATGGAGGCGTAGCCACTGTCCATCTGCAGCAGCTTGCGTGTGCCGGGCTCCGATTCCTCCGGCTTGGGCCGACCCCAGAACTTCTCCTCGGGGCCTTCAGCCTCgtccagggaaggggaagggcaggggggCACGCCGCTGGCAGAGGACACGCTGTCCCCGCCGTCGCTGCGCACCGAGTCCTGGTCGTTGCTGCGCTCGGAGGCCGCGTACAGCTCCAGCGAGGCGCGCAGGCTCCAGATGTCGTGATAGGCGCTGGGCTGCTCGGGCACGCCGGGCTCGCCGGGGCTGCCCGCGCCCCCCTCGCCTGGTTCTAGCCTGCGGGCACCACCCCGGTGTCACGTCAGGGACCGGACAGAGCCCGCAGGCAGCGGGCAGTGATGTGCAGCCCGGACGCTGCCGGCTCCACAGCAGTGCCATGGTGCCACCCAGTCCTCCATGCTGTCCCCACCACCGTTCTCACGCCTCAACCCAACTTCCCTCTCACCAGTACCCCCCAGACCCCTCACCCCAGACCCGGTTGCCACACTAGAGCCGCAGAGGCTGGAGCCCCCCATGCCCAGGGTAGTGCGGGGTCCCTCGGTGCCATCCTGGTGCCCGGGTcacccatccccatcccctctTATCTACTGAAAAATACCTGCCGAGAGAGGGTGGGGGGCTGGCGGGGGAGGGCAGGAAGGGGCCCCCCGCGGGGTGGAAGGACACATCGTCCGTGTGGGCAATGTACTGGATGATGTCGGTCTGATGGGGGTCCCGGTCCTCCTGGTCCATGCTCTCGCTGGCCGCCCGCTGCCTCTGGAACTGCCGACGCTTGGGGGACCCTGGGGgatgcagggcagggctgagggaaCAAACCCAACCGGCACCACCGGCCCCCCCACCCACACATATCCAGCCACCCTGCCCGGCCCCGTGAGGCCCTCGCTGACCCCCACCTCTGGTGTCCAGGCTGGACGCCCGCTGGGTGCTCTCCAGCTTCCACTTCTTGATCCTGAAGTAGGGGCTGGCCCCGTCCAGGCTGGCGTGGCGACGCAGGCGGGTGAAGAACTGCAGGACGGTGCCCTgggggggggtcgggggggCGTCCCCGGGGCCGGCACTGCCCGCCCCAGCTGCCTTCCCActcctgggtgctgctgtgaaCTGGGggtatggggggggggggggggggggccgtgaATGCCTGCTCGGACCCAAGCATGACCCCCAGCCCCCCCGCATCCCACTCAGCTCCTTTGTCCGCTCcgcagagctgggctgcagcagatgCACAAACGTCCCCCGGGGCAGGGACTAGGCGGGGGAGCCTGTTTCTAGCTGGATGCCCGCATctctccctgagccctggcacagagcaggggggcagggatgggatctgggagaacagggagggagcaggacaggaCCCTTTGGGCTGTGCAGGCTGGGAGCCCCTTCACCCTCCCAGTCCCGGTCCCCCACACCAGCACTCACCGAGGGCCCCTCCCCGGAGTCGGAGGAGGCAGAGGGGCTGGCCTCTGTGAAGCTGGTGTCCACGGTGGAGTTGTAGGTGTCCccgggcagggcagagctggggcccACGGCATGGCTGGGGAGCACTGGCCGGGGCAGGGCCCCCGCAGGGGGCTACAAGGCAGAGCACACTCAGGGGGTCTGCACAAGGGTAGGAACCAGGAGGGGCCCCTACACCCCAGGACCTCCTGTCTCTACTTCCAGCAATGCCCTCAGCTCCCACTCTGGGCGCAGCAGTGCCTCCCTGGGGTGCTGCAGGATTCCTGGCCCATCatgtcccacctgtccctcaGGTGCTGGAGCCTCACCTGGAAGATGGCGAGACCAGGCTTGGGTGGGGGC harbors:
- the CBARP gene encoding voltage-dependent calcium channel beta subunit-associated regulatory protein — translated: MSDDPTPWDNATESATAVPGEVSPQDGYVLLLALLSIFIGGTLVLLSGILIICRRCCEADRRHSRASDDPEKTNTTYLDDSQQAQDITGKAEDPECLSSSSYRDAESERFLSSSSSTARRVSFNEAALFEQGKKTQEKGRRYTLTEGDFHHLKNARLTHLHLPPPALKIVTIHECESSENSLAMTPRLPPPKPGLAIFQPPAGALPRPVLPSHAVGPSSALPGDTYNSTVDTSFTEASPSASSDSGEGPSFTAAPRSGKAAGAGSAGPGDAPPTPPQGTVLQFFTRLRRHASLDGASPYFRIKKWKLESTQRASSLDTRGSPKRRQFQRQRAASESMDQEDRDPHQTDIIQYIAHTDDVSFHPAGGPFLPSPASPPPSLGRLEPGEGGAGSPGEPGVPEQPSAYHDIWSLRASLELYAASERSNDQDSVRSDGGDSVSSASGVPPCPSPSLDEAEGPEEKFWGRPKPEESEPGTRKLLQMDSGYASIEAPSRGGEEGPPKDQTASEKRICFTSAGRKGTIFESFEGREPEEEEDEEEEDGGSTILGAAGGGHLRPHSPLAWSPYGQMFPGREGLPRRDYSIDEKTDALFNAFVRHDPQFDESPLRGKHRSRTHLRKQWQHTKQFSDPGVRYPALERHRTPLRRGDSANYPLDSRFHSPLPRIVSAGDEEAAEAADGAAPAPALPDPEIQVIVEEPGEAAPEPKAGSEPPEDHDCPGSGRCLGLGSGSELMDKIAGGLEERLYGHLRKAAERETPECTVAVAASDDPPDHGAV